GTCGCCGATGTCGTAGGGCGAGAGGCCGAGGCTCGCGAGCACGGCCTCGGTGGGCTCGTAGGATTCGCGGCAGCGGGTGCAGATGCGGCGAATGAGACGCTGGGCGAGCACGCATTCGAGCGACGCGGAGATGAGGAACGGCTCGACGCCCATGTCGACCAGGCGCGTGACGGCGCCGGTGGCGTCGTTCGTATGCAGCGTGGTGAACACAAGGTGACCCGTGAGCGCGGCCTGGATGGCGATCTGGGCGGTCTCCTGATCGCGGGTCTCGCCGACGAGAATCTTGTCGGGGTCCTGGCGCAGGAAGGCGCGGAGGACGCGGGCGAAGTTCAGCCCGATGCTTTCGTGAATGGGGACCTGAATGATGCCCTCGACCTCGTATTCGACGGGGTCCTCGGCGGTGAGGATCTTTGTGTCGATGGTGTTGATGAGGCGCAGGCAGGCGTAGAGCGTGGTCGTCTTGCCGGAGCCGGTGGGACCGGTGACGATGAAGATGCCGTTCGGCTTCTCGATGGTCTCGAGGATGTGCTCGTGGATGTATTTCGGCATCCCGAGAGTGTGGAGGTCGAGGTTCACCGAGGAGCGGTCGAGAATACGCAGCACGACGCTCTCGCCGAATTGCGTGGGCAGCGTGGAGACGCGGAGGTCGACCTGCTTGCCGGCGATGACGCGCTGGATGCGGCCGTCCTGCGGGAGGCGGCGCTCGGCGATGTTGAGATTCGAGAGAACCTTCACGCGGGAGATGACCGGAAGCGCGAGGTGGCGCGGCGGCGGATCCATCTCGTAGAGGGCGCCGTCGACGCGATAGCGGACCTTGAACTCGAGCTCGAAGGGCTCGAAATGAATGTCGCTCGCGCGGGCCTGCACGGCCTTGTCGATGATGAGGTCGACGTAGCGGATGATGGGTGTCTGGTTCGCCTCGGCGGCGGCCTCGGCGGCGTTGAAGGCATCTTCGTCGCCTTCGGTGACTTCGAACTTCGTCTCGCCGAGCTGGGCGAGGACGTCGTCCATGCTGGTGTCCTCGTTGCCATAGCTCGACTCGAGGAGGGAGCGGACCCGGGCGGAGTTCTGGCCGACGCAGGGTTGAATTTCGCGGCCGAGAGCAAAGCGCAGGTCTTCCACCGACTGGCTGACGAGCGGATCGACGAGCGCGACGTAGATCGTGTTTTCGTTCGCGCCGATCGGCAGCGCGCCGTGCAGGCGGGCGAGGCCGCCCGGAATGAGGGCGAGGACTTCCGGCGGCGGCGTGAACTCGGAGAGGTCGTAGCGTTCGGCGCCGATGGAGTCGGCGATGGCCTGGTAGAAGGATTCCTCGGGGACGTAGCCAAGGTTGATGGCGACTTCCTCGACGGGCTTGCCCGTCTCGGAGCATTCCCGGCCGATGTCTTCGGCCTCGGAGGTGCCGATGAGGCCGGAGTCTTTGAGAATATCGAGAACTTGATCGGTGTTCATGGTGCGAAGGGGGAGGCGACCTCGGGTCGGTTCAGTGCGAGTCGGCCATGGTGGTGGTGATCACTTCCTCGGCAGTGGTGAGACCGGCGAGGACCTTGCGAACGCCGTCCTCGCGGAGGGTGCGCATGCCAAGTTCCCGGGCGCGCTGGCGGAGCGCGATGGTCGAGGCGTTGTTGTTGATCATGTGACGCACTTCGTCGTCGATCTCGAAGATTTCGAAGATGCCCATGCGGCCCTTGAAGCCGCGCCCACGGCAGGCGTCGCAACCGACGTTCTTCATCGGAGTGGCATTTGCGAGCTGGGAGGCCTCGAGGCCGAGGGTCTTGAGTTCGTATTCGGAGAGTTCGGCCGGAGCCTTGCATTTCGGGCAGAGGCGACGCACGAGACGCTGGGCCATGGCGGCCCGCAGCGCACTGGAAACGAGAAACGACTGCACGCCGATATCGACGAGACGCGGAATGGCGCTCGGCGCGTCGTTCGTGTGCAGCGTGGAGAGCACGAGGTGACCCGTGAGCGCGGCATTCACGGCGATGCTCGCAGTCTCGGGGTCACGAATCTCACCGATCATGATGATGTTCGGCGCCTGGCGCAGCATGGAGCGAAGCGCGGCGGGAAACGTCATGCCGATGCTGGCGTTCACCTGCACCTGGTTGATGCCGGACATCTGGTATTCCACGGGATCCTCGACCGTGATGAGCTTGCGGTCGGGGCGGTTGATGACGTTGAGGCAGCCGTAGAGCGTGGTCGTCTTGCCCGAGCCCGTCGGGCCGGTGACGAGCACGATGCCGTCGGGAAGATTGATGAGGCTCTCGAATTTCTTCTGGTCGTCGCTGAGGAAGCCGAGTTCCGGCAGGCCGAGCACGAGCGAGGACTTGTCGAGAATACGCATGACGACGCTTTCGCCGTGCACGGTGGGAATCGTGGAAACGCGCAGATCGATGGCCTGCTTGCCGATCTTCACCTGAATGCGGCCGTCCTGCGGAAGGCGCTTTTCGGCGATGCTCATCGTGCCTGTCATGATCTTCAGGCGGCTGAGGATGGCAGCCTGGAGCTTCTTCGGCGGGCTTTGCATCTCGTGCAGAACGCCGTCCATGCGGAAGCGGACGCGGAAGCTGCGCTCGAGCGGTTCCAGGTGAATATCGCTCGCCTTGGCCTTGAAGGCCTCGAGGAGCAGCGTCGTCACCATCTTGATGATCGGCGCATCGCCCTCGCCCTGGTCTTCATCGACGCTGTAGGCATCGCCGCCACCGCCTTCGCCCTCGGCGGCCCCGTAGTATTGCGTGAGCGCCTGCTCGAGCTGGTCGGGAGTCGTGCAGACGAACTCCACCTGACGCTTGAGAAGGAAGCCGAGGCTGTCGAACGTCTCGAATGCCATGGGATCGGCGATCGCGATCGTCACCGCATCGTCACGTTCCGCGATGGGAATCGCCTGGTAGCGGCGCGCATCGATGGGCGTGAGAATGCCGGTAATGTTGGGCGGCACCGTGATCTGCGCGAGACTGACGAACTCCATGCCGCTGTTCGCGGCAAGGGTGCGCGAGACATCCTCGTGCGTGACGAGACCCGCCTTCACGAGCTCTTCGGTGATGTTGCCGCCGGCGGCTTGGTCGCGGGCCTCCTGGATCTGGGGGCGTGTGACGAGCCCGGCTTCGAGGAGGATATCTACTACGTAATCGTCGTTCAGGGGCACGGGGAGGTTTCCTTTTTCAGTGTTGTCTAGGGGGGGCATCGAGTGATGTCAAATCCCCCGGACCTCTTGCCGCCGGATTGTTGCATTTTTTACAAGGTCCGCCGAGGGAAGGCGGCGAACGCCATCGACACCCCGCGAAAGCCTCCCCGACGGGGTGTGAGCGAGGAGCCGAGATCGAGCTTGGCGCGGAAGGATGCAAATGCTGGTATTTTTCCGCGAACGAGTCCGTTCCCCTCTTCACTCCTGAATGAAAAAATACCGCACTTACTTGATTTTTGGCGCCCCCGGCAGCGGCAAGGGCACGCAGGGCAAAACGCTGGGCACCATCCCGGGCTACTTTCATTGCGCCTGCGGGGATGTTTTTCGGTCCATCGATACGCGCACCCCGCTCGGGCAGAAATTTCTGGAATACTCCAGCCGGGGCGAGCTCGTTCCCGACGAGGTCACCGTGGAACTCTGGCGCGTTCGCATCGAGGCGGAGGTCGAGGCCCACACCTACAAGCCCGACATCGATATTCTCGTGCTCGACGGCATTCCGCGCAACGTCGCGCAGGCCGAGATCATGAGCGATCTCATTGATGTGCGTCGGATTTTTCATCTCTCCTGCCCCGACCGCTCCAAGCTCGTCAGCCGCCTGCAGAAGCGCGCGATCAGGGACAACCGCCTCGACGACGCGAACGAATCCGTCATTCGTCGCCGCCTGCAGACCTACGAGAACGAGTCGAAGCCGCTCTTGAATTATTATGGCCCGGAGCTGACTTACGACATCGACGCCACCGAGCCCCCGGTCGTCGTTTTCTCGAAGATTATTGCCGCGGCCGCGCAGGATGCGGAACGGGATCTTGCGGCCAGCATGGCCGCCGTCTAGGCCGAGCGGTTCCGCATGCGCGTTGTTTACATGGGCACCGGCGACATTGGGTTGCCGGCGCTGCGTTCCCTGCTTGCGCGCCCCGGCTGTGAGGTGGTGGCCGTGGTCACCCAGCCCGACCGGCCCGCCGGTCGCGGAAAACGCCTGCGCGCTCCGGAGACCAGGATCGTCGCGGAGGCGGCGGGAGTTTCCGTGCTCCAGCCCGAAAAAATGCGAGCCCCGGCGGCGGTCGCGGAGCTGGCTGCCTTTGCCCCGGATGTCATCGTGGTGATGGCCTACGGACAGATCCTTCCGCGCAGCGTCCTCGATCTTCCGCGTCTTGCCTGCCTCAATCTCCATGCATCGATCCTGCCGCGCCATCGCGGTGCCGCGCCCATCCAGGCGTCGATTCTCGCCGGCGACGCCGAGACGGGCGTCACCGTCATGCACATGGCCGAGGGCCTCGATACCGGCGACATGCTCCTGACCCGATCGTTTCCGATTGCTCCCGACGAAACCGGCGGCTCGCTTCACGACCGGCTTGCCGATCTCGCCCCCGAGGCGCTCGCGGCAGCGCTCGATCTGCTCGAGGCCGGTTCCGCTCCGCGATTTCCGCAGGACGATGCCCTCGCCACCTATGCCGGCCGGCTCACGCGCGACGATGGCCGCATCGACTGGACGCGGCCCGCCGTGGAGATCGAGCGGCTCGTTCGGGCCATGAATCCGTGGCCGGCTGCATCCACCGAGCTTCCCTTGGCGGATGGCACGCGGGCGAAAGTGAAGGTCTTTGCGGCGACCGTGTTGCCCGAGGTCGCTGGCGACCCCGGCGTGGTTCTCTCGACTGGCACGGCCGGCGTCGATGTGGCGACGGCGGGCGGCGGCCTGCGCCTGCTCGAGATTCAGGGCGAGGGCGGGCGGCGCATGGCGGCGGTGGACTGGCTGCGCGGGCACGCGGTTGTCCCTGGTGGCCGGGCCGGCTGAGCGCGGCGGGTTTTTCCTTCCCAAGGCCGGTGGCTTGCGATTTCATCCGCGAGCACAAGATGACCGAGCCCGCGACCCCGAAGTATAAGCGCATCGTCCTTAAAATCAGCGGTGAAGCCCTGCGCGAGCCGGGCAGTCGAGATAATATTTCGCCGCAGATCGTCAACTCGATCGCGAGCCAGATCGCGGAGATCCGCAGTCTCGGCGTCGAGGTTGCCGTCGTCGTCGGCGGGGGCAACATCTGGCGCGGCCTCGCGGCGAGCCACCGCGGGATGAACCGCACCACGGCCGACTACATGGGCATGCTCGCGACGGTCATCAACGGCATGGCGCTCATGAGCGGCCTCGAGGACATTGGCGTCTCCGTGCGCGTGCAGACCGCGATCGAGATGAACAACGTCGCGGAGCCCTTCATCCTCCGCCGAGCCACCCGCCACCTCGAGCTCGGCCACGTCGTGATCTTCGTCGCCGGCACGGGCAATCCCTTTTTCTCGACCGATACCACGGCGGCGCTGCGCGCGAACGAAATCGGTGCGCAGGTCATTCTCAAGGCCACGAAGGTCGACGGCATCTACGATTGCGATCCGATGAAGAATCCGGACGCGAAGAAATTCAGGTCGATCAGCTACGTCGATGCGCTCAGTCGCCGGCTCGAGGTGATGGATTCCACGGCATTCAGCCTTTGCATGGACAACCGCATGCCGATTATCGTTTTTGACATGTCCGACTCGACCAATATTCGCCGCGCCGTGCTCGGCGAACCTGTCGGCTCGCTTGTCTCGGACACCACGGAAGTTGCTTAAGATGGATTTGGACGAAATCATGCTGGAGGCCGAGGAGGCCATGGAAAAAGCCGTCGAGTTCATGACGCACGAATTCGCGTCGATCCGGACAGGCAAGGCCTCGCCGGCGCTCGTCGAGAACATGGACGTCGAGGCCTACGGGTCGAACATGAAGCTCAAGCAGCTCGCGCTCATCACGACGCCCGAGGCGCGCCTGATCGTGATTCAGCCGTTCGATGCCTCCACGACGCGCGACATCGAGCGCGCGATCAACGAGTCCCGCCTCGGCATCTCGCCCGCCGTCGATGGCAAGATGATCCGCATTCCGATTCCGGAGCTTTCCGAGGAACGCCGCCGCGATCTCGTGAAGACGATCAAGGGCATTGCCGAGGATACGAAGGTGCGCGTGCGCGCCTGCCGTCGCGACGCCCTCGATGGCGCGAAGAAACTCGAAAAGGAAGGCGACATTACCGAGGACGACCTCGAGTCCGCCGAAAAGGAAATCCAGAAGATCACCGACAAGCAGATCGCCTCGGTGGAACAGCATTTCTCGGCCAAGGAAGCCGAGATCATGAAGGTCTGATGCGCATGAACCGTCTATTCACCGGCCTGCTCGCGGGGCTTCTCCTAGCCGCAGGATTGACGGCCGAAGCCCGTGTCGTGCGGCCCGCTCCGGAATTTGCGTGGACGGATTATGCCGGCAAGGCGCGCGACCTGAAGAGCCTGCGCGGCCAGGCCGTGTTCATCCTCATCGCACCGTCCCCGCGGGACTGGACGTTCCGTTCGCAGGTGGGTCAGTTGCAGAAGGCCTACCAGCGCTTCGCGGCGAACAAGCTCGTGGCTTTCACGGCCTTCACGAATGAGGGCGGTGTGACGCGTTCGAACATTCCGTTCGTTCAGGTCAGCGATGCTCCGCGGGTGGCGTTTCTCTACGAGGTCACGAAAGGATTCACCATCGCGGTGATCGGGCCCGACGGCAATCTCGACTATCTCTCGACGAAGGTCGTTCCCGCCCAGCGCCTGCTGGACATCATGAACGCGAGCTTCGCCGTGCAGGAGAAGCTGCGACGGGATTAGTTCGTTGGGACGGCGGAATTCATCCGCTGGTTCACCTTTGCGATCACGGCTTCGGCGACTTCGTCGACCGTGATCGCCTCCATGCAGCGGAAGTCGAGAGGGCATTCCCGCTGAAAGCACGGGCTGCATTCGACCTGGTGCCGGATGATCGTGTGATCGGGACCGAGCGGGCGCGTGAGCAGCGGCTCCGTCGAGCCAAACAGCGCGACCACCGGCGTGCCGAGCGAGGCGGCAAGGTGCATCGTGCCGGTGTCGTTCGTCACGAGCGTGTGCATGTCGCGCAGCTCCTCGATGAGCTGGCCGAGGGATGTGCGTCCGGTGAGGTTCTCCACCTTGCCGTCGAGTCCTTCGAGTAATTCGTTCGCCAGCGGCACGTCCCTGCCGACGCCGACGACCACCCACGTGCAGTCGATCTGCGCGGAGACCTGCTGCATCATCCGGCGGAAACGCTGCGGATACCAGCGCTTCGCGCCCCCGTATTCCGCGCCGGGGCACACGCCGATGCGGATGGGCCCGGTCGGGCAGGGGGCCGTGGGGAACGAGAGGGGGATCGACGGAGCGCCCATTTTCTCGGCCATGCGCAGATAGCGGGCGGCATGATGGCGCGGGCGGATCTCCTTCTTCGGCTCGGGGATGATCTGGTTGAGCATCCACTCGCGATTGTGGCCGAGATAGCCGACGCGGCGGCGAATGCCTCCGATCCAGACTTCGAGCGCACTGCGGGCGGAATTCGGAAACAGCACCGCGACGTCGAAGCGACCGCGCAGGCGCCAGCCGACCTTGAAAACACCGGCGTCCTCGGGCACGCCGATCACTTCGTCGACCTCGGGCATCGAGCGCCAGTAGTCCGCGAGTTTGTCGCGCGTGAGCACGGTCACGCGGGCATCGGGGCGGCCTTCCTTGATCGCGCGAACGGCGAGGGAACTCATCACGGCGTCGCCGAGCCAGTTACTCGAGCGGATAAGAATGCGGAAGGGGCGGAGGGTCATGGGGTCGGTGCCTGCGGGTAAATAGAGGCCGCGCTTCGTCTGCGCGAGCAGGAAGTCCGGATGGGGAACCTTCCAGCGGTTATGAACCCAGAACCAGTCGGCGGGCGAGCGGCGGATCTGGGTTTCGAGCGTGCGATTGAGCGTGGCGGTAAGGGCATCGGCGTCGGAATCATTGTAATCGACTTCTGCGTCGACCACAAAACGCCAGCGGGCGAATCCGTCCGTATAGATCGCGCAGGGCAGCACCACGGCATTCGTGCGGGTCGCGAGCGTGGCCGCCAGCGGCGAGGTCGATGCCAGCGAGTTGAAAAACGGCATCCAGATGCCGGCATCTCCCGCGTGCTGGTCGATGAGCACACCCACGAGCCCTCCCTCGCGCAGAATGGACATCGCCCGCGCGACGCCGCGCTTGCGGTCGAGGGGAATGACGCCCTTCCGCCGCCGGTCGCCGTTGATGAGCTCGTCGACACCGCGATTGCGAATCGCCTGGTAGATCGTGGCCAACTGGTAACCGGGCCCGAGATGACTGAGCTGCGCAAAGAGTTCCCAGTTGCCGATGTGGCTGATGATGAGGACGACGCCTCGGTTCTTTCGAAGGGCTTCGAGGACCCTCTCGCCATTTTCGATCGTCAGGCAATCGTGGATCTGCGCCTCGGTCATCGCCGCCATCTTGAAGGCGCAGCACGCATTGGCGCCCAGCGCGGTGAAGTGGCGAAACGTCAGCCGGCGCACGGCGGCCGGGGATTTTTCGCCGTCGAACGCCCGCTGTAAATTTTCCCTTGCGAGCCGGCGGTAGCCCGGCAGGATCGCCCACAGCACCGCCCCGATCGACCAACCGAGGGCGAAGCAAACTTTGAGCGGAAGCGCCCGGATGGCCGTGACCACCACGAGCACGATGGCGTAAACCACGCGGTCCATGAATTTGAACGAAAAGCCCGAAACTACGGATTCCCCGGAGCGAACGCCAAGCAATTCAACCGTCCTGCCCGGCGCCACGATCGGCGTGCTCGGCGGCGGTCAGCTTGGGCGCATGCT
This genomic stretch from Chthoniobacterales bacterium harbors:
- a CDS encoding ATPase, T2SS/T4P/T4SS family, whose protein sequence is MNTDQVLDILKDSGLIGTSEAEDIGRECSETGKPVEEVAINLGYVPEESFYQAIADSIGAERYDLSEFTPPPEVLALIPGGLARLHGALPIGANENTIYVALVDPLVSQSVEDLRFALGREIQPCVGQNSARVRSLLESSYGNEDTSMDDVLAQLGETKFEVTEGDEDAFNAAEAAAEANQTPIIRYVDLIIDKAVQARASDIHFEPFELEFKVRYRVDGALYEMDPPPRHLALPVISRVKVLSNLNIAERRLPQDGRIQRVIAGKQVDLRVSTLPTQFGESVVLRILDRSSVNLDLHTLGMPKYIHEHILETIEKPNGIFIVTGPTGSGKTTTLYACLRLINTIDTKILTAEDPVEYEVEGIIQVPIHESIGLNFARVLRAFLRQDPDKILVGETRDQETAQIAIQAALTGHLVFTTLHTNDATGAVTRLVDMGVEPFLISASLECVLAQRLIRRICTRCRESYEPTEAVLASLGLSPYDIGDKNFYYGKGCEACNHTGYKGRKGIYELLKMSDPIRELVNQRAPGVVLRQKAIELGMTTLREDGLRSIYNGETTIEEVLKYT
- a CDS encoding GspE/PulE family protein, whose product is MPLNDDYVVDILLEAGLVTRPQIQEARDQAAGGNITEELVKAGLVTHEDVSRTLAANSGMEFVSLAQITVPPNITGILTPIDARRYQAIPIAERDDAVTIAIADPMAFETFDSLGFLLKRQVEFVCTTPDQLEQALTQYYGAAEGEGGGGDAYSVDEDQGEGDAPIIKMVTTLLLEAFKAKASDIHLEPLERSFRVRFRMDGVLHEMQSPPKKLQAAILSRLKIMTGTMSIAEKRLPQDGRIQVKIGKQAIDLRVSTIPTVHGESVVMRILDKSSLVLGLPELGFLSDDQKKFESLINLPDGIVLVTGPTGSGKTTTLYGCLNVINRPDRKLITVEDPVEYQMSGINQVQVNASIGMTFPAALRSMLRQAPNIIMIGEIRDPETASIAVNAALTGHLVLSTLHTNDAPSAIPRLVDIGVQSFLVSSALRAAMAQRLVRRLCPKCKAPAELSEYELKTLGLEASQLANATPMKNVGCDACRGRGFKGRMGIFEIFEIDDEVRHMINNNASTIALRQRARELGMRTLREDGVRKVLAGLTTAEEVITTTMADSH
- a CDS encoding nucleoside monophosphate kinase produces the protein MKKYRTYLIFGAPGSGKGTQGKTLGTIPGYFHCACGDVFRSIDTRTPLGQKFLEYSSRGELVPDEVTVELWRVRIEAEVEAHTYKPDIDILVLDGIPRNVAQAEIMSDLIDVRRIFHLSCPDRSKLVSRLQKRAIRDNRLDDANESVIRRRLQTYENESKPLLNYYGPELTYDIDATEPPVVVFSKIIAAAAQDAERDLAASMAAV
- the fmt gene encoding methionyl-tRNA formyltransferase, yielding MRVVYMGTGDIGLPALRSLLARPGCEVVAVVTQPDRPAGRGKRLRAPETRIVAEAAGVSVLQPEKMRAPAAVAELAAFAPDVIVVMAYGQILPRSVLDLPRLACLNLHASILPRHRGAAPIQASILAGDAETGVTVMHMAEGLDTGDMLLTRSFPIAPDETGGSLHDRLADLAPEALAAALDLLEAGSAPRFPQDDALATYAGRLTRDDGRIDWTRPAVEIERLVRAMNPWPAASTELPLADGTRAKVKVFAATVLPEVAGDPGVVLSTGTAGVDVATAGGGLRLLEIQGEGGRRMAAVDWLRGHAVVPGGRAG
- the pyrH gene encoding UMP kinase yields the protein MACDFIREHKMTEPATPKYKRIVLKISGEALREPGSRDNISPQIVNSIASQIAEIRSLGVEVAVVVGGGNIWRGLAASHRGMNRTTADYMGMLATVINGMALMSGLEDIGVSVRVQTAIEMNNVAEPFILRRATRHLELGHVVIFVAGTGNPFFSTDTTAALRANEIGAQVILKATKVDGIYDCDPMKNPDAKKFRSISYVDALSRRLEVMDSTAFSLCMDNRMPIIVFDMSDSTNIRRAVLGEPVGSLVSDTTEVA
- the frr gene encoding ribosome recycling factor translates to MDLDEIMLEAEEAMEKAVEFMTHEFASIRTGKASPALVENMDVEAYGSNMKLKQLALITTPEARLIVIQPFDASTTRDIERAINESRLGISPAVDGKMIRIPIPELSEERRRDLVKTIKGIAEDTKVRVRACRRDALDGAKKLEKEGDITEDDLESAEKEIQKITDKQIASVEQHFSAKEAEIMKV
- a CDS encoding glycosyltransferase family 9 protein, whose product is MDRVVYAIVLVVVTAIRALPLKVCFALGWSIGAVLWAILPGYRRLARENLQRAFDGEKSPAAVRRLTFRHFTALGANACCAFKMAAMTEAQIHDCLTIENGERVLEALRKNRGVVLIISHIGNWELFAQLSHLGPGYQLATIYQAIRNRGVDELINGDRRRKGVIPLDRKRGVARAMSILREGGLVGVLIDQHAGDAGIWMPFFNSLASTSPLAATLATRTNAVVLPCAIYTDGFARWRFVVDAEVDYNDSDADALTATLNRTLETQIRRSPADWFWVHNRWKVPHPDFLLAQTKRGLYLPAGTDPMTLRPFRILIRSSNWLGDAVMSSLAVRAIKEGRPDARVTVLTRDKLADYWRSMPEVDEVIGVPEDAGVFKVGWRLRGRFDVAVLFPNSARSALEVWIGGIRRRVGYLGHNREWMLNQIIPEPKKEIRPRHHAARYLRMAEKMGAPSIPLSFPTAPCPTGPIRIGVCPGAEYGGAKRWYPQRFRRMMQQVSAQIDCTWVVVGVGRDVPLANELLEGLDGKVENLTGRTSLGQLIEELRDMHTLVTNDTGTMHLAASLGTPVVALFGSTEPLLTRPLGPDHTIIRHQVECSPCFQRECPLDFRCMEAITVDEVAEAVIAKVNQRMNSAVPTN